From the Vibrio algarum genome, one window contains:
- a CDS encoding helix-turn-helix domain-containing protein — MVVVAKGNGIHVINDIPMCLSKNYVCFVGRQDRHLFEHVDNLYLSNVLFRRDRFSSTIQLQNYLPDPSNGPVDWFIEDDTALRVNYIIERLNYESHANNLASEAMSELLFQQLVVELWRGKISDMSTLSKDDKIISSIIYINKHYEKPLNIEVLADYACISARLLSKEIKRVTGMNFNQYLHFIRAKSAMSLLINTDKSITDIAFDVGYCDSNYFSTKFKQVLNKKPSDVREGYNK, encoded by the coding sequence ATAGTTGTCGTAGCAAAAGGAAATGGAATTCATGTTATTAATGATATTCCGATGTGCTTAAGCAAAAACTATGTCTGTTTTGTTGGACGACAAGACCGACATTTATTTGAACATGTCGATAACCTTTATCTTAGTAATGTACTTTTTCGTCGAGATAGATTCAGCTCAACGATTCAATTACAAAATTACTTGCCCGATCCTTCCAACGGCCCAGTTGATTGGTTCATCGAAGACGACACGGCATTGAGAGTTAACTACATTATAGAGAGGCTCAATTATGAATCCCACGCTAATAATTTGGCATCAGAAGCCATGTCTGAGCTGCTTTTTCAACAACTTGTTGTGGAGTTATGGCGCGGTAAGATTAGCGACATGAGCACACTTTCTAAAGATGACAAGATTATTTCTTCCATTATTTATATTAATAAACACTACGAAAAACCACTCAATATTGAGGTACTAGCAGACTATGCTTGTATCTCGGCTCGGTTACTCTCAAAGGAGATCAAAAGAGTCACCGGTATGAATTTCAATCAATACTTACACTTTATCAGAGCAAAAAGCGCCATGTCTTTGCTGATAAATACCGACAAGAGTATTACAGATATCGCGTTCGATGTGGGGTATTGTGATAGCAATTATTTCTCAACCAAATTCAAACAAGTACTCAATAAAAAACCTAGTGATGTACGAGAAGGCTACAACAAATAA
- a CDS encoding electron transfer flavoprotein subunit alpha/FixB family protein, producing the protein MKVLIVTADGCELSCLQTTAFLSMFDENTKPIETTVFQLGYSSEARVQSWVPQHLNLQCIYTLDADPVLNASSIADSVKALTNKNGYDLVAFVCGAVSEQLAVRSSARIGGNIALQIQSVIPTPQGWKTEQSAYANQMVLTSDFSAKALCITVVPAVDNKLKTYLTDSELIAYSMDSKCHNQDDTQGSIRLLSKKSNNKSSALLESDKVVVYGRGAGGADKIADLVSLASEIGMEVGASRAAVSNGWFTTDQQVGVSGNSLSAKLVVVAGISGTGAFMHGIKDTGYIVAINSDPNAAVFRCADVGIIGSLHEVLPLLKAKIESDIFT; encoded by the coding sequence ATGAAAGTACTTATTGTAACAGCAGATGGCTGCGAATTATCCTGTTTACAAACGACAGCTTTTCTATCTATGTTTGACGAAAACACTAAACCTATAGAAACAACTGTTTTTCAGCTTGGTTATTCATCAGAAGCGAGAGTCCAAAGTTGGGTGCCACAACACTTAAACCTTCAATGTATTTATACTCTAGACGCTGATCCGGTCCTTAATGCGTCATCGATAGCTGACAGTGTTAAAGCCCTTACTAATAAAAACGGTTATGATCTTGTTGCCTTTGTTTGTGGGGCTGTTTCAGAGCAGCTAGCTGTGCGTAGTTCTGCTCGTATTGGCGGGAATATAGCATTGCAGATTCAATCCGTTATACCAACTCCTCAAGGTTGGAAAACGGAGCAGAGTGCATACGCAAACCAGATGGTATTGACTAGTGATTTTAGTGCAAAAGCGCTATGTATTACTGTGGTACCAGCGGTTGATAACAAATTAAAAACTTATCTTACCGATAGTGAATTAATTGCATATTCCATGGACAGTAAATGTCACAATCAGGATGACACACAAGGTTCAATTCGTTTACTATCCAAAAAAAGTAATAATAAATCTTCTGCGCTTTTAGAGTCGGATAAAGTAGTTGTGTATGGCAGAGGTGCTGGTGGCGCAGATAAGATAGCCGATCTTGTCTCTCTAGCGAGTGAAATTGGTATGGAGGTCGGAGCTTCAAGAGCAGCAGTAAGCAATGGTTGGTTTACAACAGATCAACAAGTTGGAGTTTCGGGAAACTCTTTGTCTGCTAAGCTTGTCGTGGTTGCAGGGATATCTGGTACCGGAGCTTTTATGCATGGAATCAAGGATACGGGGTATATCGTCGCCATCAACAGCGACCCAAATGCCGCCGTTTTCCGCTGTGCTGATGTTGGAATAATAGGTTCATTGCACGAGGTATTACCATTACTAAAAGCAAAAATCGAATCAGATATATTTACATAG
- a CDS encoding adenine nucleotide alpha hydrolase family protein, which produces MKQLVCFKSVADLDQLPSSFWQQLHAAGIENLIPNINFSFLRQIFNMDDQVALELAMQMRQRLAESESEVCVESYAVTIGKETNQALMNQLLAVGFDHVVRVLPDTDSELKWNSAYKADLLANYAQEADLNLIVMGEKDSESSAGETGYVLSEKLGWPCLNNVIGYTAVGLNELQVCCESALEKTEYLVTLPVVLLTSDSASRIVLRSPTLAEKSAAKSEKITEIINDNNLEDKSLPVRKLTMSDTQRQAKILSGDLEDQVEKLWQEHLKPRWRS; this is translated from the coding sequence ATGAAGCAACTAGTATGCTTTAAGTCGGTAGCTGATCTTGATCAGTTACCTTCTTCTTTTTGGCAGCAGTTGCATGCAGCCGGCATTGAGAACTTAATTCCGAATATCAATTTCTCTTTTCTTCGCCAGATTTTTAACATGGATGATCAAGTTGCACTTGAGCTTGCAATGCAAATGCGACAACGGCTCGCTGAAAGTGAATCAGAAGTTTGTGTAGAATCTTATGCAGTGACTATTGGCAAAGAAACTAATCAAGCGCTTATGAATCAGTTGCTTGCTGTCGGGTTCGACCATGTAGTGCGAGTGTTGCCAGACACAGATTCAGAACTAAAGTGGAATAGTGCTTATAAGGCAGACTTGCTTGCAAATTATGCGCAAGAAGCTGATCTGAACTTAATTGTAATGGGCGAAAAAGACAGTGAGAGTAGCGCGGGTGAAACAGGTTATGTGTTGAGCGAAAAACTGGGTTGGCCGTGCCTCAACAATGTTATTGGATACACCGCAGTAGGGTTGAATGAACTACAGGTTTGCTGTGAATCCGCGCTAGAGAAAACAGAGTATTTGGTAACGCTTCCTGTGGTACTTCTTACTAGTGATTCTGCAAGTAGAATCGTTTTAAGATCACCGACATTAGCCGAAAAATCAGCAGCAAAGAGTGAGAAGATCACAGAGATAATCAACGATAATAATCTAGAAGATAAGTCTTTGCCTGTTCGAAAGTTAACGATGTCTGACACCCAACGACAAGCAAAAATATTATCTGGAGATTTAGAAGATCAAGTCGAAAAATTGTGGCAGGAACATTTGAAGCCGAGGTGGCGTTCATGA
- a CDS encoding FAD-binding oxidoreductase, with translation MYFVYDYKVKDCAPEDELMTYHQAIHTIIIEETLKAGGSIGHHHGIGKYRADWTLEEHTSAYYMLEGLKKQFDPNGIMNYGTIFPVPGYPR, from the coding sequence GTGTATTTTGTCTATGATTACAAAGTAAAAGATTGTGCGCCTGAAGATGAGCTGATGACTTACCATCAGGCAATACATACCATCATTATAGAGGAGACGCTGAAAGCGGGTGGTTCAATTGGTCACCACCATGGTATCGGTAAATATCGTGCCGACTGGACACTAGAAGAACACACAAGTGCCTACTATATGCTTGAAGGTTTAAAGAAACAATTCGACCCGAACGGTATTATGAACTACGGAACCATCTTTCCTGTTCCTGGGTATCCGAGGTAA
- a CDS encoding FAD-binding oxidoreductase: MALSRDQIVDKISNIIGPNNVVTDEEVLKENSHDRYRKYETLMGLYRLPLPAAVVKVHSAKDVSLVLAFCNEHKINVVPRTGGTATEGGLETIVENSIVIDGSEMSKIIEINETDMIATVQCGTPLQVLEDEVRKLGLTTAHSPQSKPIAHMGGLVATRSIGQFSTLYGGIEDMLVGIEAVFPDGHIAKVKNVPRRACGPDIRHVVMGNEGALCFITEVSVKLFKYIPENNQFLSYRLDDMKTGFEILREVMVNGYRPSIARLYDAEDGSQHGFDQFALNQCVLIFMAEGPKPLADATVSGIEEIMQGYKEECTQVDSKIIETWFSNLNWGPDKIEAEREVMKQHHHMGFTTEVSGNWSIIYDIYENTLNRIREEYPRLKDVTMLGGTPHIAT, from the coding sequence ATGGCGTTATCAAGAGATCAAATTGTAGATAAAATCTCAAACATTATCGGTCCGAATAATGTTGTGACTGATGAAGAAGTATTAAAAGAAAATAGCCATGACCGTTACAGGAAATATGAAACTTTGATGGGTTTGTATCGTTTGCCTCTTCCTGCAGCCGTGGTTAAAGTGCACAGCGCTAAAGATGTTTCGCTAGTGCTCGCATTCTGTAACGAACACAAAATCAACGTTGTTCCTAGAACTGGTGGCACAGCGACAGAGGGTGGATTGGAAACAATCGTAGAAAACTCGATTGTTATTGATGGCTCAGAAATGAGCAAGATCATCGAGATTAACGAAACGGATATGATAGCAACCGTTCAATGTGGTACTCCATTGCAGGTGCTCGAAGATGAAGTACGCAAACTTGGTTTAACGACGGCTCATTCTCCACAGTCGAAACCAATAGCGCATATGGGTGGACTGGTTGCAACCCGTAGTATCGGTCAGTTCTCCACGCTTTACGGTGGTATAGAAGATATGCTTGTAGGTATTGAGGCCGTATTTCCCGATGGTCATATCGCTAAGGTGAAGAATGTGCCAAGACGAGCTTGTGGCCCAGATATTCGTCATGTGGTTATGGGTAACGAAGGTGCACTTTGTTTTATTACTGAGGTATCCGTAAAACTCTTTAAGTATATACCTGAAAATAATCAGTTCCTTAGTTATCGCCTAGATGATATGAAAACAGGTTTTGAAATTTTGCGTGAAGTTATGGTCAATGGGTATCGCCCTTCTATCGCTCGCCTCTATGACGCGGAGGATGGGTCTCAGCATGGCTTTGATCAGTTCGCATTAAATCAGTGTGTACTTATATTTATGGCAGAAGGCCCCAAACCTCTTGCAGACGCGACCGTCAGCGGAATCGAAGAAATTATGCAAGGGTATAAAGAAGAGTGCACACAGGTAGATAGTAAAATCATAGAGACTTGGTTTAGTAACTTGAATTGGGGACCAGACAAGATTGAGGCTGAGCGCGAAGTGATGAAGCAACATCATCATATGGGCTTTACAACAGAGGTTTCAGGTAACTGGAGCATTATCTACGATATCTATGAAAATACTCTTAACCGTATTCGAGAAGAGTACCCACGTCTTAAGGATGTAACTATGTTAGGGGGCACTCCTCACATAGCTACCTAA
- a CDS encoding SDR family oxidoreductase has protein sequence MYSHENRRLFFRFFSLKGKNAIVTGGNSGLGQAFAMALAKAGANIFIASVIDDQGETQKILENEGIKVSFFKCDLTEKGVPAQVISACVETLGSVDILVNNAGMCFVEPDVTKFDRDKWDPMVALNLTAAFELSHEAAKVMIPQNSGKIINICSMFSFLGGQWSPAYSATKHGIAGLTKAYCDELAQFDIQVNGIAPGYYATDITLKTRSNPEANQRVLDHIPANRWGQTQDLMGTMVFLASKASNYVNGHILAVDGGYLMR, from the coding sequence GTGTATTCACATGAAAACAGAAGACTTTTCTTTAGATTTTTCTCTCTTAAAGGAAAAAATGCAATTGTTACTGGTGGAAATAGCGGACTAGGACAGGCGTTTGCAATGGCTCTAGCAAAAGCAGGCGCGAATATATTTATCGCAAGCGTTATTGATGATCAGGGAGAGACTCAAAAAATACTTGAAAATGAGGGGATTAAGGTTTCATTCTTCAAGTGTGACCTGACAGAAAAGGGAGTGCCAGCACAAGTAATATCAGCATGTGTAGAAACACTAGGAAGTGTAGATATTTTGGTGAATAACGCTGGCATGTGCTTTGTTGAGCCTGATGTGACAAAGTTTGATCGAGATAAATGGGACCCTATGGTTGCACTTAACTTGACGGCCGCTTTTGAGTTAAGCCACGAAGCAGCAAAAGTGATGATTCCGCAGAATAGCGGAAAAATAATCAATATCTGTTCTATGTTTTCTTTTCTTGGTGGGCAATGGTCTCCAGCTTATTCGGCAACAAAGCATGGTATTGCCGGTTTAACAAAAGCTTATTGTGACGAACTGGCTCAATTTGATATTCAGGTAAATGGTATTGCTCCAGGTTATTACGCAACAGATATTACTTTGAAAACTCGATCAAACCCTGAAGCAAATCAACGGGTTTTGGATCATATTCCGGCCAATCGTTGGGGACAGACTCAAGACTTGATGGGGACAATGGTTTTTCTAGCAAGTAAAGCATCAAATTATGTAAATGGCCATATTTTAGCAGTTGATGGTGGTTATTTAATGCGCTAA
- a CDS encoding FGGY-family carbohydrate kinase gives MKNKYLMSVDIGTQSAKVVIFDTHGHIICQGVKKLQKIQVPAPLLAIHPEDDLWDSLKIAFTKVMKEFENKHLDPNDIQAMGLCVIRCCRTVLKADGSLAYPVIGWMDKRLNYPFQPSSEFTDAHFVSTSSGYITHRLTGEYKDTCANYIGWWPMDDKTLDWSNDPEQWKSCNLSRDMVFDLVKPGEELGQLRKELSEELGLPSGLPVIATAHDKAVEALGAGALDEGTILISLGTYIAALTQGKEYVQDSQDYWPFQASIPHRYIYECWGVRLGMWTVSWFRDNFGESALADAENKHMQIEELLGLEAKKIPPGCEGLVTLHDWAAPPHAEFRKGAMIGFDSRHTRAHMYRSLLEGLAFTLKNHVDKMAEELGIPTKKLVVSGGGANSDLFMQILSDTFGVPASRNEMRGSAAVGCAINAAMAVDAFNSYEEAIEQMVNIEHVFNPSTEVHTFYNLLNAEVYSNIQFSLDPLLQKLSPLVD, from the coding sequence ATGAAAAATAAATATTTGATGAGTGTTGATATCGGCACGCAAAGTGCGAAAGTAGTTATTTTCGATACTCATGGTCATATCATTTGCCAAGGGGTTAAAAAACTTCAGAAAATTCAAGTTCCAGCTCCCCTGCTGGCTATTCATCCAGAAGATGATCTATGGGACTCATTGAAAATTGCTTTTACTAAAGTAATGAAAGAATTTGAAAACAAACACTTAGACCCTAATGATATACAAGCAATGGGCCTTTGTGTTATTCGTTGCTGTCGAACCGTGCTAAAAGCAGATGGGTCTTTAGCCTATCCTGTTATTGGTTGGATGGATAAACGATTGAACTATCCATTTCAGCCAAGCAGTGAATTTACAGATGCTCATTTTGTCAGCACTAGCTCTGGTTATATCACTCACCGCCTTACCGGAGAGTACAAAGATACTTGTGCCAATTATATCGGTTGGTGGCCTATGGATGACAAAACGCTCGATTGGAGTAACGATCCTGAGCAGTGGAAATCATGCAATTTAAGTCGAGACATGGTATTTGATTTAGTTAAGCCTGGCGAAGAACTTGGTCAACTGAGGAAAGAATTGTCAGAGGAACTTGGACTGCCAAGCGGCTTACCGGTTATCGCTACTGCACACGACAAAGCCGTAGAAGCGTTAGGTGCTGGCGCATTAGATGAAGGGACAATACTCATTTCTCTCGGAACTTATATTGCCGCACTAACTCAAGGCAAAGAATACGTACAGGACTCTCAAGATTATTGGCCATTTCAAGCCTCAATCCCCCACCGTTATATCTACGAATGCTGGGGGGTACGCTTAGGCATGTGGACAGTAAGTTGGTTTAGAGACAATTTCGGTGAATCTGCGCTAGCTGATGCCGAAAACAAACACATGCAAATAGAAGAGTTACTGGGACTTGAAGCCAAAAAGATTCCACCAGGATGCGAAGGTCTTGTAACACTCCATGATTGGGCTGCCCCACCACATGCGGAATTTCGCAAAGGGGCAATGATTGGATTTGATAGCCGTCATACCCGAGCCCATATGTATCGTTCTCTATTGGAAGGATTAGCCTTTACGTTGAAAAATCACGTAGACAAAATGGCAGAAGAACTAGGCATTCCTACTAAAAAGTTAGTCGTTTCAGGAGGTGGCGCTAATAGTGACCTATTTATGCAAATTCTGTCCGATACTTTTGGTGTACCTGCTAGCCGAAATGAAATGCGCGGATCTGCAGCTGTAGGTTGTGCAATTAATGCCGCGATGGCCGTTGACGCCTTCAATAGCTATGAAGAAGCCATTGAACAGATGGTTAATATTGAGCATGTATTCAATCCGAGTACAGAAGTTCACACTTTCTACAATCTGCTTAATGCTGAGGTTTACTCAAACATACAGTTCAGCCTAGATCCTCTGCTACAAAAGCTGAGTCCTTTGGTCGACTGA
- a CDS encoding MFS transporter: protein MKTNNLGRYLQFALVILAAGAIYPLIYLKAQYQETILEVFNMSLTQMNSIYSVLGLVFVIGYFPSGVLSDKFSAKNLLALSLLGTGLGGIWFAQVPDYQYVVFIFAIWGVFSVFTFWSSHMKVVKMLSSVEEDGRFFGILDGGRGLVEALLASFALAIFSSVLGDSNEVSDKKMALESIIYMYSTVLLLCSVLVFIFVKDDSQSAAVATTKKTQDKQKDGFKLSYLGEVFKNKYIYLHGFIIFAGYTVFWTNYYWGGHLQSNIGMEPVTVGSIMVAVLWMRPVGGVIGGYLADRIGKEITIGGSLLGGCTCLGLMVIFPNTLSSLIISALVVLSGLFIYMIRGTYWSLLGQSKINVAIMGTAIGSISFIGYLPDIVIPQINTYLWNTFGNEGGYQAYFIVSAVIGLIGVFVTMIYRKAQIVDAGNHKQSPIVGADPA from the coding sequence ATGAAAACTAATAATTTAGGAAGATATTTACAATTTGCTCTTGTGATATTAGCTGCGGGGGCTATTTATCCGCTGATTTACCTTAAAGCTCAGTACCAAGAAACTATACTAGAAGTATTCAACATGAGCTTAACACAGATGAATAGCATTTATTCTGTACTAGGGTTAGTGTTTGTTATCGGCTATTTTCCAAGTGGTGTACTTAGCGACAAATTTTCTGCTAAAAACTTATTAGCCCTTTCTTTGCTAGGTACGGGTCTTGGTGGAATATGGTTTGCTCAAGTTCCTGATTATCAATATGTCGTATTTATTTTTGCAATATGGGGAGTCTTCTCAGTATTCACTTTCTGGAGTTCTCATATGAAAGTCGTAAAAATGCTCTCTTCAGTAGAAGAAGATGGGCGATTTTTCGGTATTCTTGATGGGGGACGAGGTCTTGTAGAAGCACTACTGGCTAGTTTTGCTCTAGCCATTTTCTCCAGCGTACTTGGGGATAGTAACGAAGTATCAGACAAAAAGATGGCCCTAGAGTCGATTATTTATATGTACTCTACAGTACTGCTACTATGTTCCGTTCTAGTTTTTATCTTCGTGAAAGACGATAGCCAATCCGCAGCCGTAGCGACGACTAAAAAAACACAAGATAAACAAAAAGACGGCTTCAAGTTGTCATATTTGGGGGAAGTATTTAAAAACAAATACATCTATCTCCATGGCTTCATCATTTTTGCTGGTTACACCGTATTTTGGACGAACTATTATTGGGGAGGGCATTTGCAATCAAATATTGGTATGGAACCGGTTACGGTAGGCTCAATCATGGTTGCAGTGCTCTGGATGCGTCCCGTGGGAGGAGTTATCGGTGGTTATTTGGCAGATAGAATTGGTAAAGAAATTACTATTGGTGGCTCACTTTTAGGTGGATGTACTTGCCTTGGCCTGATGGTTATCTTTCCTAACACCCTTTCATCTCTGATTATTAGTGCACTTGTTGTTCTTTCTGGGCTATTTATATACATGATACGAGGTACTTATTGGTCTCTATTAGGGCAGTCCAAAATTAACGTTGCTATCATGGGTACGGCAATCGGTTCTATTTCATTTATCGGTTACCTTCCAGATATTGTTATCCCTCAAATCAACACTTATTTATGGAATACGTTTGGCAATGAAGGGGGATATCAAGCTTACTTTATCGTTAGCGCAGTAATTGGACTAATAGGGGTATTTGTTACAATGATTTATCGTAAGGCACAAATAGTTGATGCTGGCAATCATAAACAGTCACCTATTGTGGGTGCAGATCCTGCGTAA
- a CDS encoding glycerol-3-phosphate responsive antiterminator, whose product MTIRRLLNSNRVIASVKDTASLDKALESDCKIIFILYGNICNIGQIVNRVRGAGKMAFIHIDLLEGASNQEVVVDFLKIVTQADGVISTKSQMLKAAKEHGFYTILRLFIVDSKSFHNIPKQISNCRPDSIEIMPGVMPAVTQWLLPKINIPLISSGLICDQNTATMALSAGALAISTTNEDVWKLYNHFN is encoded by the coding sequence ATGACGATTAGAAGGCTACTTAACAGCAATCGAGTTATTGCTTCGGTAAAAGACACCGCTAGTTTGGACAAAGCGTTAGAGAGCGATTGCAAGATTATATTCATTCTTTACGGCAACATTTGCAATATTGGACAGATTGTAAATAGAGTAAGAGGTGCAGGCAAGATGGCCTTTATTCATATTGACCTTCTAGAAGGAGCGTCAAATCAAGAAGTTGTTGTTGATTTTCTAAAGATAGTTACCCAAGCCGATGGAGTTATTAGTACAAAATCACAAATGTTGAAGGCTGCTAAAGAGCATGGCTTTTACACAATATTGAGATTGTTTATTGTTGATTCCAAGTCATTCCATAATATACCAAAACAAATTTCTAATTGTCGCCCCGATAGCATAGAAATTATGCCCGGAGTCATGCCCGCTGTGACTCAATGGTTATTGCCAAAGATTAACATTCCTCTAATTTCAAGTGGTTTAATTTGCGACCAAAACACTGCAACGATGGCCCTTTCCGCAGGAGCTCTAGCTATATCGACTACAAATGAAGACGTATGGAAATTATACAATCACTTCAATTGA
- a CDS encoding adenosylcobinamide-GDP ribazoletransferase: MLKREWQVFLLGISIFTRLPIPVSVPYSETRKNESYKYCGLVGLIIGGMTALVYSAALTLWSTEISVVISMAFSVYITGAFHEDGFADTCDGFGGGFTTERKLEIMKDSRIGAYALLATVLILLLKYSALLSLLNVPTALVLAHILSRSMAVSFIYTHGYVRQAEQSKLKVSKSSSSQGDFITIMLIGMAACLLIQDISTTIMMIAMLLIARVFISRWIIKQIGGYTGDVLGAIQQLTEVLCYLILLAKVSTKV, from the coding sequence ATGCTAAAAAGAGAATGGCAAGTGTTTTTACTTGGAATCTCAATTTTTACGCGGCTACCGATCCCCGTTTCTGTGCCATATAGCGAAACACGTAAAAATGAGTCTTATAAATATTGTGGATTAGTCGGTTTGATTATTGGAGGAATGACAGCATTAGTGTATAGCGCAGCGCTAACGTTATGGTCTACAGAAATATCAGTCGTGATTTCTATGGCCTTTAGCGTCTATATCACAGGAGCTTTTCATGAGGATGGTTTTGCTGACACATGTGACGGTTTTGGAGGCGGCTTCACAACTGAGCGCAAGCTCGAGATAATGAAAGACTCTAGGATAGGCGCTTATGCATTATTGGCCACAGTGCTCATTTTATTACTTAAGTATAGCGCTCTACTTTCATTATTGAACGTTCCAACAGCTCTTGTCCTGGCACATATTTTAAGCCGTTCGATGGCGGTGAGTTTTATCTATACGCACGGTTACGTGCGGCAGGCTGAACAATCGAAATTAAAAGTGTCCAAAAGCAGCAGTAGCCAAGGAGACTTTATTACAATCATGCTCATTGGAATGGCTGCCTGTTTGTTAATTCAAGACATCAGTACAACCATTATGATGATCGCCATGTTACTTATTGCACGGGTTTTTATTAGTCGTTGGATTATTAAGCAGATTGGTGGTTATACCGGAGATGTATTAGGAGCGATACAGCAATTGACCGAAGTGCTCTGCTATTTGATTCTACTCGCGAAGGTGTCGACGAAGGTTTAA
- a CDS encoding histidine phosphatase family protein produces the protein MKLLLIRHGQTEWNLQKRIQGWQDSALTNSGIEQLNCIPIPDLNNPQVFSSDLGRAYNSAAIIAKRLSTYVVADDRLRERRFGQLEGKIIDQDLSLRNHWNAYHQRYVRKITTIFGVESEARFEDRILDFVSDRVDISSDSDMVIVSHGEWLRAFLNVMKGIPSWHCGQGINTNAGMTIINCPLLQ, from the coding sequence GTGAAACTGCTGTTAATTCGCCATGGTCAAACCGAGTGGAATTTGCAGAAAAGAATTCAAGGCTGGCAGGACAGTGCGTTAACGAATAGCGGTATCGAGCAACTAAATTGCATACCTATCCCTGATCTTAATAATCCACAGGTGTTTAGCAGTGACTTGGGGAGAGCGTACAACAGCGCCGCAATTATAGCGAAACGTTTAAGCACATATGTAGTGGCAGATGACCGTTTACGTGAAAGGAGATTTGGTCAACTAGAAGGCAAAATAATTGACCAAGATCTTAGTCTTCGAAACCACTGGAATGCTTATCATCAACGATACGTTAGGAAAATTACCACGATTTTTGGTGTTGAATCGGAGGCGCGATTTGAAGATCGGATTTTAGATTTTGTATCAGACAGAGTGGACATTAGTAGCGATTCTGACATGGTAATCGTCAGCCACGGAGAGTGGTTAAGAGCTTTTTTAAATGTGATGAAAGGAATCCCATCTTGGCATTGTGGTCAAGGTATAAACACAAATGCAGGCATGACCATCATCAATTGCCCCCTTCTACAATAG